The genomic DNA ACCAAAGGAATTCGGCTCCGTTGGGCCGTCACTTTTGATTCTGTGTTACCGGTGATCTGATGTTACTGTTGATCCTGTCCAAGTGCCCAAGTGGGGCCAGAGCGATTGAACGTCGACGAGATGTACGAAGCAAGCCGCACGTCAGCGGTCGGGACGTGGCGTTCCATCTCTTCAGCGAACCGAGGTGGGTGTGTGGAAGATCTCAGAGACTTGCAATAATCCACAAGCATGCCTCGACCATCCGGGCAATCATGGATCAGGTAATGAACCCAGGCCCAGGCTTCCTGGTAGTCAGCGCGGTGCATCTCTGAGACGGATTCAATCTGCTCCAGACGATGCAAGTCAGGCTGCCATCCATTTGAAATCGCTTTGGCTAATTGCGGGGCATGATCGGGGTGTCGACGTTTTGAATCGAACGTACGCGTTTCAAAGTACTCTGCGATTCCTTCATCCAACCACAACGGAACGGTTTGCAACGATGAATGTAAAACGCCATGTGTGTATTCATGCCGCAAGTCTTCCGCCATGCTCGGCCCCCAATGTGCATAGACCGCAAGTTCAGTAGGCGAACCAATGAAAAAGGCCCGGCGAGGTGGCAAATTCGGATGCTGCTTCTTCATGTATTCTGCATACCGGTCTTCATCCTTAAATAGATGAACAATGATGGGGCGGTTCGCAGGAGGGAGTTCAAGAAGCTCGACAATCTCGGCCCGCAGCGAAGTCAGCTCTTCAAAGACTGGATCATCTTTGGTGATTTTGACATCCGAACGGACCTGCAATTGCTCCATTTTGACTTTATATTTGTTCGGCAAGCCTGTCACATCACGTCGAACAAACATGCAGCTGGAAGAGAACAGACTCAGCAACGAAAAGACGAAACAGAGATAGCATTGCCATCGCTGCTGAACGACTCTCTCCGTCTGATTCATCATCTGTGATCCCAAATTTCGCCGAACACCTGCAGTGTTCGACTCACGCCACGAACACGAGAAACACAACTCTGTTTTAGACCGTCATTTCGGGACGATGGTTCGGCAACCAGACCGGTTCGATCCCATCGTTCTCGAATAAGTGGGCAAGGTGTAAGTGGCAGGTAAACAGCATGATTTGCTGACCATCGTCCGCGACGTTGAGCAGCGTCTCGACGGCAGCTTCCGTACGAATTTGGTCGAAGTTCACGGTGACATCGTCAAGGATGAGCGGAAGCTCGACTCCGCGAGAAGCGAAGTCTTTAATCATCGCTAAGCGTAATGAAAGGAAGACTTGTTCACGTGTTCCGCTACTCAGCTGTTCAACACGCAGCGATTGCTTGACATCGTCATCCACGAATAAGGCCTTCTCGCCCAGTGGAGTCCAGACTTTCTGGTACTTGTCACAAGTCAGCTGAGATAAATATTCAGAGGCAGTTTGCAATGTTTGTGGTTGTCGGTCCTGCTCGATCTTCGATTGCAATTGTTCAACAACACGATCTGCAACCCGGTTTGCAAAGAGAGATTCGCTGGCCTTGCGCAACTCATCCGCAACTTGTTCCCGATCAAATCGAAGCGATGCAACAGATCGGTCTTCTTCGATTGCGTGAAGTTCCTGCTTCAGCTTTCCAAGCGTTTGATATTCATTCTGAAGAGCTTCATCGATTTCCTGAAGCTCGTCACGAATCTCTGAAACGATTTTTTTGTTTGAAGCCTCATCGTACTCAATGAGCATTTCTTCCGTAATCACAAGCTCTGGTTCTTGAGAGGTGATCTTATCGAGATTTTTCTCAGCTTCTCTCAATTTCGCTTCGAGAGTCTTGCGCTCATCGATCGCTGCTAGCTTGGCTGCAATCTCTCCCCGGTCGGCAACTCCCATTTGCGAAAGCAACAGTGAACGTTGTTCACGCATCCGTTCAACTCGATCAGCGATGCGTGCTGCGTCACGGCGTTTTTCTTTCGCTGTCGAGCGTAGTTGTTGCCGTTCACGTCTTCGCTCACCGAGTAGTTGGAGCTCGCGGTGCCATTCTGCGAGCAGTTGATACGGATCACGTACGGCAATTCCGCGACCTTCAAGTTTGTTGGAGAGTTGCTGAACTTTCTCCAGAAATGTATCCAGAACTTTGCGTTGTTGCTCTCTGCTTTGATGCGAGCGACTCCATTCATGTAAGACATGCTTGGCGTCAGCAATTTGCTGGCACTGGGCGACAGCTTCAGAGACTTTAAGAGTTTCGATCAGCCCCAAAGTTCGCAGACTTTCTGTCCATTCTCTCCGAGACTGACTGACTCGCTTCTGGTAGTCCTGCAAACTGTTTCGCATGCGACTCATTTGCCGACGTAGTTTATCAATCCGTCCAGAATCGTCATTGACGGATTGTAAACTGTGTAGCTGTTTGCGCAGATCAGCGAGTGCTTCGTCGATCAGTTCGGAATCATCTTGTTCTGCGATCAACGTTTGTGGTGCGGTTCGTTGTGTTCGTAGCAAGTTGCGGCTGCGGATTTTTTGAATCTGTGATTCGACTCGACTCAGCTCCCTGCTCATTTTTTCGCGGTCGACATCATTCCCGGCAACCTGAATTTTCTGCTGGGAGAAATACTGCTTCATCGTCCAGCAAGTTCCCAGCGCCCCCAACCCCAGCAGCGAATAACAGGCTCCCAAAGTTGCCAGGTAACCTCCACCTGAGAACAGACCTGAGACCGCTCGGTATGACCCAAACAGGAACAAAATTGCGCCAGAAATCGCGAAGAACCACAAGACGTTATAGAAGAAGGGGGGAAGTTCCTGCTCCACCACTTCTGCTTCGGCTTCACGTGTTTCAGGAAACAGCTCAAGAGTTTTCTTGATGTGCTCCTTGCGAATTCGCAAGCCGCGTAAGTCTTCAAGCTGATCAATCTTGTCGCTTAAATCCTGACGGGTCTCCTCAACCGACAGAGTTCCAAGACCACGGCGCTGAGAGTTCTCTGCCTGTTCATGCAGCTTCAGAGCAGCTGACATTCTCTTGTATTTTTTGGCAGCTTTCGTGCGTGCACGATTGGCTCGGCGATAGCGGTCTCCTTGCTCCAGCAAGCTGTGCAATTTCACAGGAGAAAGATCGGTTTCTTCCAACCGCTTGAGTGACCAGTGACCTCCCAAATTCCCCAACAGGCGTTGAACTTCCTGTTCGCGAGGGTCAGCCACAGGGCTGCCACTTTGTAACTGTTGTTCGAGAAGTTGCATTTCGCGGGTTTGCTCATGCAAGTTCTGAATTGCACAGGTCTCTTCTTCCAACTCAGGACGAAGTTTGATTTCCTCCGCCTGTTTTTGCAGACGCTTTGCTTCGTCGATTAACTGTTTCCGTTGCGCATCAACTTCGGAAAGTTCGAGTTCGAGTTCATCGTAGCGATTCAGAATATCAGCATCGACTTTCGTGACCGGTAACTGCTTGAGTTCCAGTTGGATGGCACGATGTTTCGCCCACGGTTCCCAAGCTTGATTCAGAAACTGATAGCCACGTAAATCCTGTTGCAGATTCTTCTGCCGTTTCTTTAATTCGCTGACAGTCGCATCATGTTTAGTGGTCTGGTCGAGAAGTCGAGTGTGCCGCTGTGCCGGTTGACCGACACGTTCAAGTTCACGGTCGATCTCAGCCAGTTGCTGAATGAGTGAATGAATTTCTCCTTTACGGCTTTCCGGATCAATCAGGAAACGTTCGTTCTTTGCGAACGCATTCTGGGCCCGGACAATCTGCTCGCCTTCCCGTCCCAGTGACAATCCATAAATCTGCTCAGCGACTTCATCACCGCTCAAAGTTGCCAGTTGCTGAAGTTCGTTCAGGCCAATCGCAAAGACATCTTTGAATAGCGATTCGCTGGCATCCCCGAGCAAGCTTTGCATCAGCGGATCTGTCTGTTCCCGTCGCTGTCCGTTGATCTCCAGAGCACCTCGCGTTCCTTTTTCAGAGACACGGCGGATGCGATACGATTTGCCTTGATGCGAAACTTTCAAAGCTCCGGAGCAAACAACTCGTTCGCGTCGACGACTGGCGTCAACTTCATCGCTCGGCTGGAATCCGTACAGGACTCCGCGGATGAACCGCATCAGCGTGGACTTTCCCGCTTCATTCGGGCCGTAAAGAACCGTCACTCCTCGGTCATGAAAAGGAAGTGTCACTTCCTTCCAGACTCCGAATTGATCGACTTCCAGTTCATGTATTCTCATAGGATCCCTCCTCTCTGAATCGTGGTCCGCTCGTTTTCGATTCAGCTCTTTGCCTCACACGCAAGGTGTGGGAATCAACGTGTTTCTTTGGAATGCTTACTTGTTCTCACTGCACTTGAATCAATGATTAACGTTTTATGAACAATAACGATCCAGGAGTATTGCTCGCGTTTTCTGGAACTGGCTCGAAAACCTGATTTTCGCCTCTCGAATACTGAGAAAATCCTGCATTACAGAAGTTTCCGGTACTGTGCTTTAATGCAACCAATGTCCTGCTGTTGCCTCAGCTTGTCGTTCAATTTTCCGCCTTGATGCCTGTGCGATGGCCATTCTGACGAGTTCAGCGTCGGCACGTTTGATCCAGTCCGATTCCAGGAGTTCATGCCGTACAAGCTCGACCAGATTGCTCCCTTCTTCCTTCAGGATCTCTTCAAAATCAATTTGTAAACCTGTTGCTTCTTCCAGACTTTCTGGCTCGAGAAGTTGTTTCGTCATTCGCTCGAGTCGATGAATTCGGCGAACTTCTGTCTCTCCGTCGAGTTCTCCTTCAAGGAGGTCCCACATTTCGGTCTCTGACTCACGCTCGCGGAGTGAGTCGAAGAGTTTGCCTTCGCCTTTCACACGCCAGTTCATCACCCAGAGTTGTTCGTCGTTGTCCGCAACACGCTCCATCACCATCAGAGCCATCCGCTCGACGAGATCATTCCAGTTCGTGTGCCGCTCAATACTTAGGGTGATATCTTCCCAACGAATCGGAGCGATGGCGATATCGTCAATCCGCGTCTCGCCCTCCGCATCGACATCGATGACGCTGCAACCGCAAGAGCCGGTGACGTTTTTCGATAATGACTGCGCCGGTCCCGGATCGTGGATCAAGCTGTTTCGTTTGCGGTGTGTGAACGGGAGACCTTCTCCGCAGGCGATCAAGTCGATTCCCCGATCAATTGCTGTTTGAGCAAGTGAAGCAGCTGACGACGACACCCCCGGTTGATTCAATGCTTCTGGCTGACCATCTTTTTTCCAGCGTACCGGAGTCCCTGCGGGAAGAATTCCGATGTGATACGTTCCCGCCTGATGTTCCAGAACAACTGGTCCCGCGCCGGTCCAGTTGGTTTCGTCCGTTTCCGCCGTGGCAATGGTTAATAATGAGGCGAGAACAGAGCCATTCCGAACCACCGCTACCGGTTCCTGTTGCTCATCGCCAATCAATGTGACATTCGGGGGCATTTGGACCCAGCGTTTCCAGGCCGAGGCGGGGTCAAGATGACCGGGGACGACAAAAACATCAATATGATGTGCGTCCAGTTTTTCGAAGCCACGTTCAAGAGAAACTCGAGCTCGCAAGCTCTGTGTCCGGTGGTCGAAGCAATTCCCGGTTAGCAGCAGGAACTCCGCTTGAGAACTCAGGCAGGTCTCAACGACTCCTTCCCAAGCCAGAATCGTCGCCTGTTCAGCGAGTTCCCGATCAGGACCAGAGAGCGGTCCCGTTCCTATTAACGGTTCATCCAGGCGCAAATTGGTCGCGTGTACAAATCGAAATCCATGCCGAGACATCCAGGAATCCTTCCCATTTTTCCATGCGAACAATCAATATCAGCCCGCTTTACAGCGTAAGTCTATCGCCCGCCCCCTTTTCCGCAAACCCCATTTTGTAAATGGTGCAAATTGCCAGAAAATTTTAGAACTGATCCAAGAATCTGCTTTCCCTCTCTCAAACTTCGGGAAAACGCGTTTCTCCAAGAGTTTCCGACCCGATTGTCAAGATTTCTGATCCGCTTGTCACACGGAACAGGGCGATACTCAATTGAAAACGGTCGGTGTTGCCTGCCAGAGAAGGGTGGGTGAGTGAGCGAGTCGTAACGACCAAGGGGACCTGAACCGATCCAAATGGTTGGATCTGAATGATTTGTAAACCCCTGAGCGAATCGGTCTCGGGTAAAGCGAGTTGTCATGGATATGTGAACGCTGAAGTTGAGCAGCTAGATCATCTTTCGAATTGGTTTGCAGGTTCTGCCTCGTGGCGAACAGCATTTTTACTAGAACTGGTCCTGAAACGTGAAATTGCTCTCAAAACGTTGAGGAAAGCGGCTATTCCAGAGGTTTTCGGACTGGCTCTAGAGAAATGCGTTCTTCACGGGCACACGGTAGAGCAAGTTGCTATAGTCCCTAATACGGTGCATTACGCAAAGAGCCCTGCGGCCTACGATTTGAAGAGTAGGCAATAGATTGCAACCGGTGGCATTGTTATGTGACGTCTTGGGATAGGGGTTCGAACATGGCCTCTTCAGGATTTTTCAGTGCGGAAAGGATGTTTTCAGCAACCTTTGCCATGAGCTTTTGGCCCCAGAAAGGATCGCTACAATCGTAGTAAATTACTCTGATGTGTCGCAGGTCGAATGGGACGTCATTTTCGTTGGATGAGATCAAGACAACAGGTTTTTGTAGTGCGTGAGCCAAGCCTAATTCGTAAAAAACATTCGGATTCTTACCGGTCAGTTCGGCAACTAAGATCTTGGCGTTATTTATGCCAAGCCAAATTTGATCCATTATCTTGCCGGCACCGAAAATCTCATCGTCCGCTCGCATAGGTATTAAGCCTGCCTTTTCAATTGCAGGCTTATATACGGAATCATAGTATTTCCCGATCGGATCGCCGAAAGGCATCATGACAAAGCAGGTGTCTGTTGATTTAACTCCCGCACCCTTACTGATCTTTTCAATCCTTTGATCACCATCGGCTGAGACCTCTTCATCGGAGGCTGCCGAATGCAATATTCGGACTCTGCCATCGTGTTGTTCGGAAAGCTTCGCAACCGTCAAACATTGCGTAAACACATCCTTGAATTCTGAAACCTTATCGCGAGGGATTTTGAAAGTGTCTTCGAGAGCGTTGTCAAAGAACTGTCGATCAGGGAGGTTTTCACCACGGTAATGCATGTACACGTCCGAGATTGTCGGAGCGTTCAGCACTGCTTGCTGGTACCCATTGGCCACGTCGCTTGGTGACTTGGGCCGCAAAATCTGCTTGGCGAGTTCAGTAACCTCCAGCATACCGGTAGAGGGCCGATTCAAAAAACCGTATTTAATCCCAGAGCTAATCTCAACGGCGAAAGGTCCCTTCGCAGATTTGAGGTTAAGGAATTCGGCAGCCTGCGCATCACTGCTGGGTTTGCCAGCGTTTTGATCGAGAATGGCCTTTGGGATTCGTAGTGCCGATTCCGAACTGTGACGGGGGTAAGTCGGCGCGCTGGATGTTGAAGGCTTCGCCTTCTTCTTGGCGGCTTTCTTCGGCGCTGGCGATTTCTTTGCAGTCTTTTTTGCCATTCAATATCTCAATTAGTCAGATATACTTAGTTATCTCTCAACAATCTATATTGAGAATACTCCGAGGAGAGATGGCAGTCAATTTTAAGAGCGGAAGGGAAATGCATCAAATCCGCTTCGCAAAATTGACTGAGCATTTCTTGCTCGGCATCGCTGTGATTTGTGCAGTCTTGGGGATCGCGAGTGCCATTTGGGCAATCAAGATCTGGCGCAGGCCGCAAGAAGATCCGGAAGTCGAGGACGGTCCGTCACAAAGTTGAATCATTCGCAGTGATTGCCTGAGTTCCAGGCATCATGTGAGAGCTGCGATTGACTACGAGCTTCGACCGGCTGAGGCGGCGTTGAGTTTGCGCATCGACATGAGGTGTGAAAATGCCTTCAGGGTGTAAATCGCTGAGATGCAACCGAGTGTCAAAACGATTGATTGCGAGCGGGACGAAAGCTCTTCAGCGAAGACAAGGACGCTGGTTGTCGCCAGGCAACCGAATCCTGAGATCACGGCAACAACCCGGAAGTTTCGGCGTTCATGCTTCAAATTCGATTTTGCGATATCGACTCTCGCAGAATTGACCGCAACTTCGCGTAACGCCCGGAAGTCCGCCGAGGAGGATTTCTTCTGCCGATGGGAGGGCTCTTCTTTTGAAACTCCATCGTCAGGCCAATCAAGTGGCATCTCTGGGAATGACTTCGGTATCGAATCGGCTGCCGGTTTCTTTTGAGGCACGATGCTAGGAGCCGGGCCGCTTCGATAGCGGGCCATCAGTTCCTCGGCGTATCGCTGAACTTCATCATCCGAATTGAAAACAGATTCGTGTTCTGTTGCGACTTTGATCTCGACGGTCGTGCTCGAAGGTTGCCCCTCTGAAGGCTCTTGGTCAACTTCCTTCATCGTCGCAGGTGAACTGGAGCGAGATTCATTGAGAGCATCCTCGGCAAGGGACTCAAACTCATCGCAGCTTTCTTCACCTTCGGGAGTTAGTTGAGTTACTGACGACAATTCCGGAGAGTCTTCAGGAGTGAATGGCTCAGTTTCTGGCTTGAGTTCTGATTCGGATGCAGCAAGGGATGCGTGTTCCGAGTCAGCGAGTCGACGTCGTTCGAGAAAAGCGGTCTGTTTTGTGACGAAAGATTTTCGATCTTGTTCCAGTGCC from Thalassoglobus polymorphus includes the following:
- a CDS encoding DUF1570 domain-containing protein gives rise to the protein MMNQTERVVQQRWQCYLCFVFSLLSLFSSSCMFVRRDVTGLPNKYKVKMEQLQVRSDVKITKDDPVFEELTSLRAEIVELLELPPANRPIIVHLFKDEDRYAEYMKKQHPNLPPRRAFFIGSPTELAVYAHWGPSMAEDLRHEYTHGVLHSSLQTVPLWLDEGIAEYFETRTFDSKRRHPDHAPQLAKAISNGWQPDLHRLEQIESVSEMHRADYQEAWAWVHYLIHDCPDGRGMLVDYCKSLRSSTHPPRFAEEMERHVPTADVRLASYISSTFNRSGPTWALGQDQQ
- a CDS encoding AAA family ATPase; the encoded protein is MRIHELEVDQFGVWKEVTLPFHDRGVTVLYGPNEAGKSTLMRFIRGVLYGFQPSDEVDASRRRERVVCSGALKVSHQGKSYRIRRVSEKGTRGALEINGQRREQTDPLMQSLLGDASESLFKDVFAIGLNELQQLATLSGDEVAEQIYGLSLGREGEQIVRAQNAFAKNERFLIDPESRKGEIHSLIQQLAEIDRELERVGQPAQRHTRLLDQTTKHDATVSELKKRQKNLQQDLRGYQFLNQAWEPWAKHRAIQLELKQLPVTKVDADILNRYDELELELSEVDAQRKQLIDEAKRLQKQAEEIKLRPELEEETCAIQNLHEQTREMQLLEQQLQSGSPVADPREQEVQRLLGNLGGHWSLKRLEETDLSPVKLHSLLEQGDRYRRANRARTKAAKKYKRMSAALKLHEQAENSQRRGLGTLSVEETRQDLSDKIDQLEDLRGLRIRKEHIKKTLELFPETREAEAEVVEQELPPFFYNVLWFFAISGAILFLFGSYRAVSGLFSGGGYLATLGACYSLLGLGALGTCWTMKQYFSQQKIQVAGNDVDREKMSRELSRVESQIQKIRSRNLLRTQRTAPQTLIAEQDDSELIDEALADLRKQLHSLQSVNDDSGRIDKLRRQMSRMRNSLQDYQKRVSQSRREWTESLRTLGLIETLKVSEAVAQCQQIADAKHVLHEWSRSHQSREQQRKVLDTFLEKVQQLSNKLEGRGIAVRDPYQLLAEWHRELQLLGERRRERQQLRSTAKEKRRDAARIADRVERMREQRSLLLSQMGVADRGEIAAKLAAIDERKTLEAKLREAEKNLDKITSQEPELVITEEMLIEYDEASNKKIVSEIRDELQEIDEALQNEYQTLGKLKQELHAIEEDRSVASLRFDREQVADELRKASESLFANRVADRVVEQLQSKIEQDRQPQTLQTASEYLSQLTCDKYQKVWTPLGEKALFVDDDVKQSLRVEQLSSGTREQVFLSLRLAMIKDFASRGVELPLILDDVTVNFDQIRTEAAVETLLNVADDGQQIMLFTCHLHLAHLFENDGIEPVWLPNHRPEMTV
- a CDS encoding metallophosphoesterase family protein, with amino-acid sequence MSRHGFRFVHATNLRLDEPLIGTGPLSGPDRELAEQATILAWEGVVETCLSSQAEFLLLTGNCFDHRTQSLRARVSLERGFEKLDAHHIDVFVVPGHLDPASAWKRWVQMPPNVTLIGDEQQEPVAVVRNGSVLASLLTIATAETDETNWTGAGPVVLEHQAGTYHIGILPAGTPVRWKKDGQPEALNQPGVSSSAASLAQTAIDRGIDLIACGEGLPFTHRKRNSLIHDPGPAQSLSKNVTGSCGCSVIDVDAEGETRIDDIAIAPIRWEDITLSIERHTNWNDLVERMALMVMERVADNDEQLWVMNWRVKGEGKLFDSLRERESETEMWDLLEGELDGETEVRRIHRLERMTKQLLEPESLEEATGLQIDFEEILKEEGSNLVELVRHELLESDWIKRADAELVRMAIAQASRRKIERQAEATAGHWLH
- a CDS encoding TIR domain-containing protein, which encodes MAKKTAKKSPAPKKAAKKKAKPSTSSAPTYPRHSSESALRIPKAILDQNAGKPSSDAQAAEFLNLKSAKGPFAVEISSGIKYGFLNRPSTGMLEVTELAKQILRPKSPSDVANGYQQAVLNAPTISDVYMHYRGENLPDRQFFDNALEDTFKIPRDKVSEFKDVFTQCLTVAKLSEQHDGRVRILHSAASDEEVSADGDQRIEKISKGAGVKSTDTCFVMMPFGDPIGKYYDSVYKPAIEKAGLIPMRADDEIFGAGKIMDQIWLGINNAKILVAELTGKNPNVFYELGLAHALQKPVVLISSNENDVPFDLRHIRVIYYDCSDPFWGQKLMAKVAENILSALKNPEEAMFEPLSQDVT